From the genome of Flavobacterium luteolum, one region includes:
- a CDS encoding succinate dehydrogenase/fumarate reductase iron-sulfur subunit, with the protein MKLTLKIWRQKNAQDKGGIVEYPIDGIEPDMSFLEMLDVLNEGLINKGEEPVAFDHDCREGICGMCSLFINGEAHGPDRGVTTCQLHMRMFKDGDTIFIEPFRAKAFPVIKDLVVDRSSFDRIQHAGGFISVNTSGNTIDANTIPVNKDDADKSFDAAACIGCGACVATCKNSSAMLFVSAKVSQYALLPQGKVEATDRVLHMVHQMDLEGFGNCTNTGACEIECPKGISLENIARMNREYLAASLKG; encoded by the coding sequence ATGAAACTTACATTAAAAATATGGCGTCAAAAAAACGCTCAAGATAAAGGAGGGATTGTAGAATATCCTATCGATGGAATCGAGCCGGACATGTCTTTCCTTGAAATGTTAGACGTTCTTAACGAAGGTTTAATCAACAAAGGAGAAGAACCAGTTGCATTTGACCACGATTGTCGTGAGGGAATCTGCGGAATGTGTTCTTTATTCATTAACGGAGAAGCACACGGACCAGACAGAGGAGTTACAACTTGTCAGTTGCACATGCGTATGTTTAAAGATGGTGATACGATTTTTATCGAGCCATTTAGAGCAAAAGCTTTCCCGGTAATTAAAGATTTAGTGGTTGACAGAAGTTCTTTTGATAGAATTCAGCACGCAGGAGGATTTATCTCTGTAAATACTTCAGGAAATACAATTGATGCGAATACTATTCCAGTTAACAAAGACGATGCAGATAAGTCATTCGACGCTGCTGCTTGTATTGGTTGTGGAGCTTGTGTTGCAACTTGTAAAAACTCTTCAGCAATGTTATTCGTTTCTGCAAAAGTTTCTCAATATGCATTATTGCCACAAGGTAAAGTTGAAGCAACGGATCGTGTTTTACACATGGTTCACCAAATGGATTTAGAAGGTTTTGGTAACTGTACTAATACAGGAGCTTGCGAAATCGAATGTCCAAAAGGAATTTCGCTTGAAAATATCGCACGTATGAACCGTGAGTATTTAGCAGCAAGCTTAAAAGGATAA
- a CDS encoding hydroxymethylglutaryl-CoA synthase family protein, with amino-acid sequence MKTGIDAISFDVANIHLPIKTLAIARNIEPEKLEKGLGLLKMTFPDVYQDAVVFGANALTKLIIDNKIDLKEISRIYVGTESGIDSSKPIASYLISLMEQKFGEDSLAECDVVDFTFACIGGVDAMQNCLDFVKLNPTKKAIVVTSDFAKYDLNSGGEYTQGAGAVAMLIAANPKIIAFDDNWATSTKGVFDFFKPYRTISKEEITKNTNNDSWFDNLEAEIEIHKDQPVFDGQYSNQCYMDRTRNAYFSFKKLKNTTETLYNTWHSIVMHLPYSFQGRRMLSEIYALDSSEKIIADDIAPADYQTKIKEVAKSEDYRSFVTEKLQPAELASSLIGNLYTGSIFMGLLSTLAHFYNTNKEVAGTKFGFLAYGSGSKSKVFEGTIQPEWKSALENVKLFENLAESVEIDFNTYESLHKKEQKQSVRTPKNEWVLDRIEKEIPVLIGARYYKWVD; translated from the coding sequence ATGAAAACAGGAATTGATGCTATATCCTTCGATGTAGCAAACATACATTTACCCATAAAAACTTTGGCAATCGCCAGAAATATTGAACCAGAAAAATTAGAAAAAGGTCTTGGATTACTAAAAATGACTTTTCCAGACGTTTATCAGGATGCAGTTGTTTTTGGAGCAAATGCTTTAACCAAGCTTATCATTGACAATAAAATAGACTTAAAAGAAATAAGCCGAATCTATGTGGGTACCGAAAGCGGTATTGACAGCTCAAAACCAATCGCTTCCTATTTAATTAGTTTAATGGAGCAAAAATTTGGTGAAGATTCATTAGCGGAATGCGATGTTGTAGATTTCACTTTTGCCTGTATTGGTGGAGTTGATGCGATGCAAAACTGTCTAGATTTTGTAAAACTGAATCCGACTAAAAAAGCAATTGTAGTTACTTCTGATTTTGCAAAATACGATTTAAATTCAGGAGGAGAATACACTCAAGGAGCCGGAGCTGTTGCCATGTTAATTGCTGCAAACCCAAAAATCATTGCTTTTGATGACAATTGGGCAACGAGTACAAAAGGTGTTTTCGACTTCTTTAAACCATACAGAACTATTTCTAAAGAGGAAATTACCAAAAACACAAACAACGATTCTTGGTTTGATAATTTAGAAGCCGAAATCGAAATTCATAAAGACCAGCCTGTTTTTGACGGTCAATATTCCAACCAATGTTACATGGATCGTACGCGAAATGCGTATTTTTCATTCAAAAAATTAAAAAACACTACCGAAACTTTATATAACACTTGGCACAGTATCGTAATGCACTTGCCATATTCTTTTCAAGGAAGAAGAATGTTATCTGAAATATACGCTTTAGACAGTTCCGAAAAAATTATTGCTGATGATATTGCTCCTGCAGATTATCAGACAAAAATTAAAGAAGTGGCAAAATCTGAAGATTACAGAAGTTTTGTAACCGAGAAATTACAACCTGCTGAATTGGCTTCTTCTTTAATAGGAAACCTTTATACTGGTTCTATTTTCATGGGATTGTTATCTACTCTTGCTCATTTTTATAATACGAATAAAGAAGTAGCTGGAACTAAATTCGGTTTCTTAGCTTACGGAAGCGGATCAAAATCGAAAGTTTTTGAAGGAACGATTCAGCCAGAATGGAAATCGGCTTTAGAAAACGTAAAACTTTTTGAAAACTTAGCCGAAAGCGTAGAAATTGATTTCAACACTTACGAAAGTCTTCATAAAAAAGAACAAAAACAAAGTGTAAGAACTCCGAAAAACGAATGGGTTTTAGATAGAATTGAAAAAGAGATTCCTGTTTTAATTGGGGCGAGATATTATAAATGGGTGGATTAA
- a CDS encoding succinate dehydrogenase cytochrome b subunit: protein MAQSALLNASILKKVAMALSGIFLITFLALHVSLNFISIISEDVFNEASHFMGYNPLIQYVMQPILAIGVIFHFVMGFILTAQNSAARPIAYAKYNGAANASWSSRNMIISGLVILAFLGLHFYDFWFPEVTYKYIAGTAPDATRYYGELVHKFHDPIRTALYCVSFILLGFHLWHGFASSLQSVGMHNKYSRFLSKVGYWFAVVVPALFVIIALFHHFNN, encoded by the coding sequence ATGGCACAATCTGCACTATTGAATGCTTCCATCTTAAAGAAAGTAGCTATGGCTCTTTCGGGAATATTCTTAATCACGTTTTTAGCGCTGCATGTTTCCTTAAATTTTATTTCTATTATTAGTGAAGACGTTTTCAATGAAGCTTCTCACTTTATGGGATACAATCCGCTGATTCAGTACGTAATGCAGCCAATTTTGGCAATTGGAGTAATTTTCCACTTCGTAATGGGATTTATTCTTACGGCTCAAAACAGCGCAGCACGACCAATCGCTTACGCTAAATACAACGGAGCTGCGAATGCTTCTTGGAGTTCTAGAAATATGATTATTTCTGGATTGGTTATTTTAGCTTTCTTAGGATTGCATTTTTATGATTTCTGGTTTCCTGAAGTTACCTACAAGTATATTGCGGGTACAGCGCCAGATGCTACAAGGTATTATGGTGAGTTGGTTCACAAATTTCACGACCCAATCCGTACAGCATTGTACTGTGTGTCTTTTATCCTTTTAGGATTCCACTTATGGCACGGGTTTGCATCTTCTCTTCAATCTGTAGGGATGCACAACAAATACTCAAGATTTTTATCAAAAGTAGGTTACTGGTTCGCAGTTGTAGTTCCAGCGCTTTTTGTAATTATCGCTTTATTTCATCATTTCAATAATTAA
- a CDS encoding fumarate reductase/succinate dehydrogenase flavoprotein subunit, producing MALDSKIPNGPIADKWTNYKDHINLVNPANKRNLDIIVVGTGLAGGSAAATLAELGYNVKAFCFQDSPRRAHSIAAQGGINAAKNYKGDGDSIYRLFYDTVKGGDYRAREANVYRLAEVSGNIIDQCVAQGVPLAREYGGLLDNRSFGGTLVSRTFYAQGQTGQQLLLGAYSAMNRQIGRGKIKMYNRHEMLDIVIVNGKARGIIARDLITGKIERHSAHAVVVGSGGYGNVFFLSTNAMGSNATAAWKIHKKGAFFANPCYTQIHPTCIPVSGDHQSKLTLMSESLRNDGRIWVPKNLEDAKAIREGKKKATDLSEDQRDYFLERRYPAFGNLVPRDVASRAAKERCDAGFGVNKTGEAVYLDFAAAIKRYGTEDAYVKGLDDKDAALVTKLGAAIVKSKYGNLFQMYYKIVDEDPYTTPMMIYPAVHYTMGGTWVDYNLMTTIPGCFSIGESNFSDHGANRLGASALMQGLADGYFVLPYTIGDYLAPDIKMGEISTDLPEFVEAEKAVVDQINKFINNNGKHSVDYFHKKLGKIMWNKVGMARNAKGLTEAIEEIAALREEFYKDVKVPGGAYEFNQELEKATRVADFLELGELFAKDALHRNESCGGHFREEYQTEEGEALRDDENFAYVAAWEYKGKPSDAVLHKEPLNYENIKLVQRSYK from the coding sequence ATGGCATTAGATTCAAAAATTCCAAATGGTCCTATAGCGGACAAATGGACAAATTATAAAGATCATATTAATTTAGTAAACCCTGCTAACAAACGTAATTTAGATATTATTGTAGTTGGTACTGGTTTAGCTGGAGGTTCGGCTGCGGCTACTTTGGCTGAGTTAGGATATAACGTAAAAGCATTCTGTTTCCAAGATTCTCCACGTCGTGCGCACTCTATCGCTGCACAAGGAGGTATCAACGCAGCAAAAAACTATAAAGGTGACGGTGACTCTATTTACAGATTGTTTTACGATACTGTAAAAGGTGGTGATTACCGTGCTCGTGAGGCAAACGTTTATCGTTTAGCTGAGGTTTCAGGTAATATTATTGACCAATGTGTGGCTCAAGGGGTGCCATTGGCTCGTGAATATGGTGGACTTTTAGATAACCGTTCTTTTGGAGGAACTTTGGTTTCTCGTACATTTTATGCTCAAGGACAAACTGGACAGCAATTATTGTTAGGAGCTTATTCTGCAATGAACCGTCAGATTGGTCGTGGAAAAATTAAAATGTACAACCGTCACGAAATGCTTGACATTGTAATCGTGAACGGAAAAGCGAGAGGTATTATCGCTCGTGACTTGATTACAGGAAAAATAGAAAGACATTCTGCTCACGCTGTAGTAGTTGGTTCTGGAGGATACGGAAACGTATTTTTCCTTTCAACAAATGCTATGGGAAGTAATGCAACAGCAGCTTGGAAAATTCATAAAAAAGGAGCGTTTTTCGCAAATCCTTGCTACACGCAAATTCACCCAACATGTATTCCGGTTTCAGGAGATCACCAGTCAAAACTGACTTTGATGTCTGAGTCTTTACGTAATGACGGTCGTATCTGGGTTCCTAAAAACCTTGAGGATGCAAAAGCAATTCGTGAAGGAAAGAAAAAAGCAACTGATTTATCTGAAGATCAAAGAGATTATTTCTTAGAAAGAAGATATCCAGCATTTGGTAACTTAGTACCTCGTGACGTTGCGTCTCGTGCAGCTAAAGAAAGATGTGACGCTGGTTTTGGAGTTAACAAAACTGGAGAAGCAGTTTACTTAGATTTCGCAGCAGCAATTAAACGCTACGGAACTGAAGATGCTTATGTAAAAGGTCTAGATGATAAAGATGCTGCTTTGGTAACTAAATTAGGAGCTGCAATCGTGAAAAGTAAATACGGGAACTTATTCCAAATGTATTACAAAATCGTTGACGAAGATCCTTATACAACACCAATGATGATTTACCCAGCGGTTCACTACACAATGGGTGGAACTTGGGTTGATTATAACTTAATGACTACAATTCCTGGTTGTTTCTCAATTGGAGAATCTAACTTCTCTGATCACGGAGCAAACAGACTTGGTGCTTCTGCTTTGATGCAAGGTTTAGCTGATGGATATTTCGTACTTCCTTATACTATTGGAGATTATTTAGCTCCAGATATTAAAATGGGAGAAATTTCTACAGACTTACCAGAATTCGTTGAAGCTGAAAAAGCGGTTGTAGATCAAATCAATAAGTTTATCAATAATAACGGTAAACATTCTGTAGATTATTTCCATAAAAAACTTGGAAAAATTATGTGGAATAAAGTCGGTATGGCTCGTAATGCTAAAGGTTTAACTGAAGCTATCGAAGAAATTGCCGCTTTACGTGAAGAGTTTTATAAAGATGTAAAAGTTCCTGGAGGTGCTTACGAATTTAATCAGGAATTAGAAAAAGCAACTCGTGTTGCCGATTTCTTAGAATTAGGAGAATTGTTCGCGAAAGATGCTTTACACCGTAACGAATCTTGTGGAGGTCACTTCCGTGAAGAATACCAAACAGAAGAAGGAGAAGCACTTCGTGATGACGAAAACTTTGCATACGTTGCAGCTTGGGAATACAAAGGAAAACCAAGTGACGCGGTATTACACAAAGAACCTCTTAATTACGAAAACATTAAATTAGTTCAAAGAAGTTATAAATAA